One part of the Neodiprion virginianus isolate iyNeoVirg1 chromosome 3, iyNeoVirg1.1, whole genome shotgun sequence genome encodes these proteins:
- the LOC124300205 gene encoding methylthioribose-1-phosphate isomerase isoform X4, whose amino-acid sequence MILKVRGAPAIAIVGCLSLAVEIQPEVFTDKKSLRQEIEGKLNYLVSARPTAVNMKIAAEDLITLSNQLSKDDSVSPADMKERFLKAIDAMLEKDIADNKAIGRHGAQAILNNGAGDSLVRVLTHCNTGSLATAGYGTALGVIRTLHADKKLEQVYCTETRPYNQGARLTAYELVHEKMPATLICDDMVAALMKSRTISAVIVGADRVAANGDTANKIGTYQIAVVANYHSVPFYVAAPFTSIDFTIPNGDRIIIEERPEREMTHINDQRVAAAGIQCWNPAFDVTPAALITGIVTEKGVYSPEELKGLNVSEKLQD is encoded by the exons ATGATTTTGAAG gtGCGGGGAGCACCTGCAATTGCTATCGTTGGATGCCTTAGTTTGGCTGTGGAGATTCAGCCTGAGGTTTTCACAGATAAAAAGAGTCTCCGTCAAGAAATTGAGGGAAAACTGAATTACTTGGTATCTGCAAGACCGACTGCAGTGAACATGAAAATAGCTGCCGAAGATCTGATCACACTTTCCAATCAACTTAGCAAGGATGATTCTGTGTCTCCTGCAGACATGAAAGAGAG GTTCCTAAAAGCAATAGACGCGATGTTGGAAAAGGACATTGCTGACAACAAAGCAATTGGACGTCATGGAGCGCAAGCAATTCTGAACAACGGGGCAGGAGATAGTTTGGTGAGGGTTCTCACCCATTGTAATACTGGCAGCCTTGCCACTGCGGGATACGGCACAGCCTTAGGTGTTATTAGAACATTGCATGCAGATAAAAAACTCG AACAAGTTTATTGCACCGAAACGAGGCCGTATAATCAAGGTGCACGACTGACTGCTTACGAGTTAGTTCACGAGAAAATGCCTGCTACTTTGATATGCGACGACATGGTGGCGGCATTGATGAAGTCCAGAACTATATCTGCAGTTATTGTCGGTGCCGATAGAGTTGCGGCGAACGGCGATACAGCGAATAAAATAGGAACTTatcaa atcgcAGTTGTCGCAAATTACCACAGTGTGCCATTTTATGTCGCCGCTCCTTTCACCTCCATCGACTTTACCATTCCCAACGGCGATCGTATCATCATTGAAGAAAGACCGGAAAGAGAGATGACGCACATAAACGATCAGCGAGTTGCTGCTGCGGGTATACAATGCTGGAATCCGGCGTTTGACGTAACACCAGCTGCATTGATCACAGGCATAGTTACAGAGAAAGGTGTATACTCGCCCGAAGAATTGAAGGGGCTTAACGTATCGGAGAAACTACAGGACTAA
- the LOC124300205 gene encoding methylthioribose-1-phosphate isomerase isoform X3, producing the protein MQLLRNNNLYVRGAPAIAIVGCLSLAVEIQPEVFTDKKSLRQEIEGKLNYLVSARPTAVNMKIAAEDLITLSNQLSKDDSVSPADMKERFLKAIDAMLEKDIADNKAIGRHGAQAILNNGAGDSLVRVLTHCNTGSLATAGYGTALGVIRTLHADKKLEQVYCTETRPYNQGARLTAYELVHEKMPATLICDDMVAALMKSRTISAVIVGADRVAANGDTANKIGTYQIAVVANYHSVPFYVAAPFTSIDFTIPNGDRIIIEERPEREMTHINDQRVAAAGIQCWNPAFDVTPAALITGIVTEKGVYSPEELKGLNVSEKLQD; encoded by the exons ATGCAGTTATTacggaataataatttgtat gtGCGGGGAGCACCTGCAATTGCTATCGTTGGATGCCTTAGTTTGGCTGTGGAGATTCAGCCTGAGGTTTTCACAGATAAAAAGAGTCTCCGTCAAGAAATTGAGGGAAAACTGAATTACTTGGTATCTGCAAGACCGACTGCAGTGAACATGAAAATAGCTGCCGAAGATCTGATCACACTTTCCAATCAACTTAGCAAGGATGATTCTGTGTCTCCTGCAGACATGAAAGAGAG GTTCCTAAAAGCAATAGACGCGATGTTGGAAAAGGACATTGCTGACAACAAAGCAATTGGACGTCATGGAGCGCAAGCAATTCTGAACAACGGGGCAGGAGATAGTTTGGTGAGGGTTCTCACCCATTGTAATACTGGCAGCCTTGCCACTGCGGGATACGGCACAGCCTTAGGTGTTATTAGAACATTGCATGCAGATAAAAAACTCG AACAAGTTTATTGCACCGAAACGAGGCCGTATAATCAAGGTGCACGACTGACTGCTTACGAGTTAGTTCACGAGAAAATGCCTGCTACTTTGATATGCGACGACATGGTGGCGGCATTGATGAAGTCCAGAACTATATCTGCAGTTATTGTCGGTGCCGATAGAGTTGCGGCGAACGGCGATACAGCGAATAAAATAGGAACTTatcaa atcgcAGTTGTCGCAAATTACCACAGTGTGCCATTTTATGTCGCCGCTCCTTTCACCTCCATCGACTTTACCATTCCCAACGGCGATCGTATCATCATTGAAGAAAGACCGGAAAGAGAGATGACGCACATAAACGATCAGCGAGTTGCTGCTGCGGGTATACAATGCTGGAATCCGGCGTTTGACGTAACACCAGCTGCATTGATCACAGGCATAGTTACAGAGAAAGGTGTATACTCGCCCGAAGAATTGAAGGGGCTTAACGTATCGGAGAAACTACAGGACTAA
- the LOC124300205 gene encoding methylthioribose-1-phosphate isomerase isoform X1: MQLLRNNNLAIKWEDGKLEILDQILLPVISKYVAVKGVEDGWKVINKMQVRGAPAIAIVGCLSLAVEIQPEVFTDKKSLRQEIEGKLNYLVSARPTAVNMKIAAEDLITLSNQLSKDDSVSPADMKERFLKAIDAMLEKDIADNKAIGRHGAQAILNNGAGDSLVRVLTHCNTGSLATAGYGTALGVIRTLHADKKLEQVYCTETRPYNQGARLTAYELVHEKMPATLICDDMVAALMKSRTISAVIVGADRVAANGDTANKIGTYQIAVVANYHSVPFYVAAPFTSIDFTIPNGDRIIIEERPEREMTHINDQRVAAAGIQCWNPAFDVTPAALITGIVTEKGVYSPEELKGLNVSEKLQD; the protein is encoded by the exons ATGCAGTTATTacggaataataattt AGCAATAAAATGGGAAGACGGAAAGCTGGAGATTTTGGATCAAATTTTACTCCCGGTAATCTCAAAGTACGTCGCTGTCAAGGGTGTCGAAGACGGCTGGAAGGTTATCAACAAAATGCAG gtGCGGGGAGCACCTGCAATTGCTATCGTTGGATGCCTTAGTTTGGCTGTGGAGATTCAGCCTGAGGTTTTCACAGATAAAAAGAGTCTCCGTCAAGAAATTGAGGGAAAACTGAATTACTTGGTATCTGCAAGACCGACTGCAGTGAACATGAAAATAGCTGCCGAAGATCTGATCACACTTTCCAATCAACTTAGCAAGGATGATTCTGTGTCTCCTGCAGACATGAAAGAGAG GTTCCTAAAAGCAATAGACGCGATGTTGGAAAAGGACATTGCTGACAACAAAGCAATTGGACGTCATGGAGCGCAAGCAATTCTGAACAACGGGGCAGGAGATAGTTTGGTGAGGGTTCTCACCCATTGTAATACTGGCAGCCTTGCCACTGCGGGATACGGCACAGCCTTAGGTGTTATTAGAACATTGCATGCAGATAAAAAACTCG AACAAGTTTATTGCACCGAAACGAGGCCGTATAATCAAGGTGCACGACTGACTGCTTACGAGTTAGTTCACGAGAAAATGCCTGCTACTTTGATATGCGACGACATGGTGGCGGCATTGATGAAGTCCAGAACTATATCTGCAGTTATTGTCGGTGCCGATAGAGTTGCGGCGAACGGCGATACAGCGAATAAAATAGGAACTTatcaa atcgcAGTTGTCGCAAATTACCACAGTGTGCCATTTTATGTCGCCGCTCCTTTCACCTCCATCGACTTTACCATTCCCAACGGCGATCGTATCATCATTGAAGAAAGACCGGAAAGAGAGATGACGCACATAAACGATCAGCGAGTTGCTGCTGCGGGTATACAATGCTGGAATCCGGCGTTTGACGTAACACCAGCTGCATTGATCACAGGCATAGTTACAGAGAAAGGTGTATACTCGCCCGAAGAATTGAAGGGGCTTAACGTATCGGAGAAACTACAGGACTAA
- the LOC124300205 gene encoding methylthioribose-1-phosphate isomerase isoform X2, which produces MTLRAIKWEDGKLEILDQILLPVISKYVAVKGVEDGWKVINKMQVRGAPAIAIVGCLSLAVEIQPEVFTDKKSLRQEIEGKLNYLVSARPTAVNMKIAAEDLITLSNQLSKDDSVSPADMKERFLKAIDAMLEKDIADNKAIGRHGAQAILNNGAGDSLVRVLTHCNTGSLATAGYGTALGVIRTLHADKKLEQVYCTETRPYNQGARLTAYELVHEKMPATLICDDMVAALMKSRTISAVIVGADRVAANGDTANKIGTYQIAVVANYHSVPFYVAAPFTSIDFTIPNGDRIIIEERPEREMTHINDQRVAAAGIQCWNPAFDVTPAALITGIVTEKGVYSPEELKGLNVSEKLQD; this is translated from the exons ATGACGCTTAGAGCAATAAAATGGGAAGACGGAAAGCTGGAGATTTTGGATCAAATTTTACTCCCGGTAATCTCAAAGTACGTCGCTGTCAAGGGTGTCGAAGACGGCTGGAAGGTTATCAACAAAATGCAG gtGCGGGGAGCACCTGCAATTGCTATCGTTGGATGCCTTAGTTTGGCTGTGGAGATTCAGCCTGAGGTTTTCACAGATAAAAAGAGTCTCCGTCAAGAAATTGAGGGAAAACTGAATTACTTGGTATCTGCAAGACCGACTGCAGTGAACATGAAAATAGCTGCCGAAGATCTGATCACACTTTCCAATCAACTTAGCAAGGATGATTCTGTGTCTCCTGCAGACATGAAAGAGAG GTTCCTAAAAGCAATAGACGCGATGTTGGAAAAGGACATTGCTGACAACAAAGCAATTGGACGTCATGGAGCGCAAGCAATTCTGAACAACGGGGCAGGAGATAGTTTGGTGAGGGTTCTCACCCATTGTAATACTGGCAGCCTTGCCACTGCGGGATACGGCACAGCCTTAGGTGTTATTAGAACATTGCATGCAGATAAAAAACTCG AACAAGTTTATTGCACCGAAACGAGGCCGTATAATCAAGGTGCACGACTGACTGCTTACGAGTTAGTTCACGAGAAAATGCCTGCTACTTTGATATGCGACGACATGGTGGCGGCATTGATGAAGTCCAGAACTATATCTGCAGTTATTGTCGGTGCCGATAGAGTTGCGGCGAACGGCGATACAGCGAATAAAATAGGAACTTatcaa atcgcAGTTGTCGCAAATTACCACAGTGTGCCATTTTATGTCGCCGCTCCTTTCACCTCCATCGACTTTACCATTCCCAACGGCGATCGTATCATCATTGAAGAAAGACCGGAAAGAGAGATGACGCACATAAACGATCAGCGAGTTGCTGCTGCGGGTATACAATGCTGGAATCCGGCGTTTGACGTAACACCAGCTGCATTGATCACAGGCATAGTTACAGAGAAAGGTGTATACTCGCCCGAAGAATTGAAGGGGCTTAACGTATCGGAGAAACTACAGGACTAA
- the LOC124300198 gene encoding bifunctional purine biosynthesis protein ATIC, with the protein MSGKLALLSVSDKTDLLPFGKKLCDLGFVLVASGGTAKSLRDTGLPVKDVSDITGAPEMLGGRVKTLHPAVHAGILSRLSDSDQADLKKQNYEMINIVVCNLYPFMKTITKPDVIVADAVENIDIGGVTLLRAAAKNHARVTVICDPVDYNKVIKELESSSDRDTSLVTRQSLALKAFTHTAEYDNTISDYFRKEYSAGKSQLTLRYGMNPHQKPAQLFTTLEKLPLTVVNGSPGFINLCDALNGYQLVKELKAALNLPAATSFKHVSPAGAAVGVSLDADQAKLCQVEDLLDKLTPLACAYARARGADRMSSFGDFVALSDPCDVITARIISREVSDGIIAPGYTPEALELLKKKKNGGYCVLQIDPDYTPAPVERKILYGLTMEQKRNDAVIDKNLFTNIVTQQKDLPEGAIRDLIVATIALKYTQSNSVCYARDGQIIGIGAGQQSRIHCTRLAGDKADNWWLRQHPKVTGMKFKKGVKRAEISNAIDNYVNGSIGKDMDRESWAAVYAVVPEQFTEKERSDWAKKLDGVALSSDAFFPFRDNVDRARLSGVRYIASPAGSTNDEVVIKACDDHKITMAHTKLRLFHH; encoded by the exons ATGAGTGGAAAGCTTG CTTTGTTGAGTGTGTCTGATAAGACGGACTTATTACCTTTTGGTAAAAAACTATGTGACTTGGGCTTTGTACTAGTCGCATCCGGAGGTACCGCCAAATCTCTGAGAGACACTGGCCTACCAGTTAAAGATGTATCAGACATCACGGGAGCTCCTGAAATGCTTGGCGGACGAGTTAAAACTCTTCATCCCGCGGTTCATGCAG GTATTTTGTCTCGCTTGAGTGATTCAGATCAAGCTGATCTGAAAAAGCAAAATTATGAGATGATAAACATTGTAGTATGCAATCTTTATCCATTTATGAAGACCATAACTAAGCCTGACGTCATTGTTGCTGATGCTGtagaaaatattgatatcGGTGGTGTGACTTTGCTAAGGGCTGCCGCTAAAAATCATGCAAGAGTCACCGTTATCTGTGACCCTGTTGATTATAATAAGGTTATCAAAGAATTGGAAAGCTCCTCTGACAGAGATACTTCTCTTGTTACTAG ACAGTCCTTGGCTCTCAAGGCATTCACCCACACAGCTGAGTATGATAATACCATTTCTGATTACTTCCGTAAAGAGTACAGTGCAGGAAAATCTCAGCTTACACTTCGCTATGGCATGAATCCCCACCAAAAACCAGCGCAGCTTTTCACTACTCTAGAAAAGCTTCCGTTGACAGTTGTTAATGGTTCACCCGGATTCATAAATCTTTGCGATGCCTTAAATGGTTATCAGTTGGTCAAAGAACTTAAAGCTGCGCTCAATTTACCGGCTGCAACTTCATTCAAACATGTTAGCCCAGCTGGTGCAGCAGTCGGTGTCTCACTAGATGCCGACCAAGCAAAATTATGCCAAGTCGAAGATTTGTTGGATAAATTGACTCCGCTAGCTTGTGCGTATGCTAGAGCTAGAGGAGCGGATAGAATGTCTAGCTTTGGAGATTTTGTTGCCTTGTCAGACCCTTGTGATGTCATTACTGCCAGGATTATTTCACG CGAAGTATCTGATGGCATTATTGCTCCTGGTTATACACCAGAGGCACTtgaactgttgaaaaaaaagaaaaatggcgGCTACTGTGTTCTACAAATAGATCCAGACTACACACCAGCTCCTGTGGAACGCAAAATTCTCTATGGTCTTACCATGGAACAGAAGCGTAACGATGCGGTCATTGACAAAAATCTATTTACCAACATCGTAACACAGCAAAAAGATTTACCAGAAGGAGCCATCCGAGATTTGATTGTAGCAACCATAGCTCTCAAATACACTCAAAGTAATTCTGTATGCTATGCACGAGACGGACAGATAATTGGTATTGGCGCTGGACAGCAATCTAGAATACATTGCACAAGACTCGCGGGTGACAAGGCTGATAACTG GTGGCTTCGTCAGCACCCTAAGGTTACgggaatgaaatttaaaaaggGGGTAAAAAGGgcagaaatttcaaatgcCATAGATAACTACGTAAATGGATCAATTGGAAAAGATATGGACCGAGAAAGTTGGGCTGCTGTTTACGCAGTGGTTCCAGAACAGTTCACTGAAAAGGAACGATCAGATTGGGCTAAAAAATTGGATGGTGTTGCTCTTAGTAGCGATGCCTTCTTTCCTTTCAGGGATAACGTTGACCGAGCCAGATTG agCGGTGTTCGATACATTGCTAGTCCAGCTGGTTCCACCAATGATGAAGTTGTGATTAAGGCTTGTGACGATCACAAAATCACTATGGCACACACCAAACTTCGTCTATTCCACCATTGA
- the LOC124300203 gene encoding 3-hydroxyisobutyryl-CoA hydrolase, mitochondrial isoform X1, whose amino-acid sequence MSMSNITFRLSKTTATRSAGWFNARIMSIHSSATLAEKGEIPSDSLNENDVLIENIKDSGILTLNRPKVLNALNLSMVRKIYPALKEWEASKNLVIVKATGEKAFCAGGDVKTLALALNNSGGKKVGQEFFRAEYTLNHLIGTYKRPYIALINGITMGGGVGLSVHGKYRIATENTLFAMPETAIGLVPDVGGTFFLPRLSGKLGCYLGLTGHRLKGTDVLAAGIATHYVPSERLGDLTNELLESNGNNISEIIKKYQPDNFNPEFSLQPYLKQIDKCFSAPNVQEIIQRLESDGSDWAVNAIKLLKQMSPTSLTVTLQAIEKGSQLSLKECLEMEFRLVSAALTKDGDYYEGVRALLVDKDKKPMWKPAQLSEISQKAIEARFAKLPDEEELKL is encoded by the exons ATGTCG ATGTCCAACATAACCTTTCGGTTGAGTAAAACTACCGCGACTAGGAGCGCGGGTTGGTTCAACGCAAGGATTATGTCAATTCACAGTTCAG CAACACTTGCGGAAAAAGGAGAAATACCATCTGATTCTCTCAATGAAAATGACGTTCTCATAGAAAAT ATCAAGGACAGCGGTATTCTAACTCTGAATCGCCCGAAGGTTTTGAATGCCCTGAACTTGTCAATGGTGCGTAAAATATATCCAGCTCTGAAGGAATGGGAAGCATCAAAAAACTTAGTAATTGTAAAAGCAACTGGTGAGAAGGCTTTCTGTGCTGGTGGTGATGTTAAAACACTCGCCTTAGCTTTAAATAACTCTGGTGGTAAGAAAGTCGGACAAGAATTCTTTCGTGCTGAGTACAC ACTGAACCACCTTATTGGGACTTACAAACGACCATACATAGCTTTAATAAATGGTATAACCATGGGAGGTGGCGTTGGCTTGTCTGTACATGGCAAATACAGAATAGCCACCGAAAACACGTTGTTTGCAATGCCTGAAACCGCCATAGGTTTGGTACCAGATGTGGGTGGTACTTTCTTCCTTCCCAGATTGAGTGGAAAGCTAGGATGTTACTTGGGCCTAACTGGCCATCGTCTCAAAG GTACTGATGTTCTTGCGGCAGGCATAGCGACTCACTACGTTCCATCTGAAAGACTTGGAGATTTAACAAATGAATTACTAGAATCAAATGGCAACAATATTAGTGAAATCATAAAAAAGTATCAACCAGACAATTTCAATCCTGAATTTAGTTTGCAGCcatatttaaaacaaatagATAAATGTTTCTCCGCTCCAAACGTGCAGGAAATAATACAAAG GCTTGAATCAGATGGATCTGATTGGGCAGTCAACGCAATTAAGTTATTGAAACAAATGTCTCCTACGTCACTTACAGTCACACTTCAGGCTATAGAAAAAGGATCTCAACTCTCACTGAAAGAATGCTTAGAGATGGAGTTTAGGCTAGTATCCGCAGCTCTAACAAAGGATGGTGACTATTACGAAG GTGTTAGAGCTCTTTTAGTTGATAAAGACAAGAAACCAATGTGGAAACCAGCACAattgagtgaaatttcacaaaaggCAATAGAAGCACGATTTGCAAAACTACCTGACGAAGAGGAATTGAAACTTTGA
- the LOC124300203 gene encoding 3-hydroxyisobutyryl-CoA hydrolase, mitochondrial isoform X2: MMSNITFRLSKTTATRSAGWFNARIMSIHSSATLAEKGEIPSDSLNENDVLIENIKDSGILTLNRPKVLNALNLSMVRKIYPALKEWEASKNLVIVKATGEKAFCAGGDVKTLALALNNSGGKKVGQEFFRAEYTLNHLIGTYKRPYIALINGITMGGGVGLSVHGKYRIATENTLFAMPETAIGLVPDVGGTFFLPRLSGKLGCYLGLTGHRLKGTDVLAAGIATHYVPSERLGDLTNELLESNGNNISEIIKKYQPDNFNPEFSLQPYLKQIDKCFSAPNVQEIIQRLESDGSDWAVNAIKLLKQMSPTSLTVTLQAIEKGSQLSLKECLEMEFRLVSAALTKDGDYYEGVRALLVDKDKKPMWKPAQLSEISQKAIEARFAKLPDEEELKL, encoded by the exons ATG ATGTCCAACATAACCTTTCGGTTGAGTAAAACTACCGCGACTAGGAGCGCGGGTTGGTTCAACGCAAGGATTATGTCAATTCACAGTTCAG CAACACTTGCGGAAAAAGGAGAAATACCATCTGATTCTCTCAATGAAAATGACGTTCTCATAGAAAAT ATCAAGGACAGCGGTATTCTAACTCTGAATCGCCCGAAGGTTTTGAATGCCCTGAACTTGTCAATGGTGCGTAAAATATATCCAGCTCTGAAGGAATGGGAAGCATCAAAAAACTTAGTAATTGTAAAAGCAACTGGTGAGAAGGCTTTCTGTGCTGGTGGTGATGTTAAAACACTCGCCTTAGCTTTAAATAACTCTGGTGGTAAGAAAGTCGGACAAGAATTCTTTCGTGCTGAGTACAC ACTGAACCACCTTATTGGGACTTACAAACGACCATACATAGCTTTAATAAATGGTATAACCATGGGAGGTGGCGTTGGCTTGTCTGTACATGGCAAATACAGAATAGCCACCGAAAACACGTTGTTTGCAATGCCTGAAACCGCCATAGGTTTGGTACCAGATGTGGGTGGTACTTTCTTCCTTCCCAGATTGAGTGGAAAGCTAGGATGTTACTTGGGCCTAACTGGCCATCGTCTCAAAG GTACTGATGTTCTTGCGGCAGGCATAGCGACTCACTACGTTCCATCTGAAAGACTTGGAGATTTAACAAATGAATTACTAGAATCAAATGGCAACAATATTAGTGAAATCATAAAAAAGTATCAACCAGACAATTTCAATCCTGAATTTAGTTTGCAGCcatatttaaaacaaatagATAAATGTTTCTCCGCTCCAAACGTGCAGGAAATAATACAAAG GCTTGAATCAGATGGATCTGATTGGGCAGTCAACGCAATTAAGTTATTGAAACAAATGTCTCCTACGTCACTTACAGTCACACTTCAGGCTATAGAAAAAGGATCTCAACTCTCACTGAAAGAATGCTTAGAGATGGAGTTTAGGCTAGTATCCGCAGCTCTAACAAAGGATGGTGACTATTACGAAG GTGTTAGAGCTCTTTTAGTTGATAAAGACAAGAAACCAATGTGGAAACCAGCACAattgagtgaaatttcacaaaaggCAATAGAAGCACGATTTGCAAAACTACCTGACGAAGAGGAATTGAAACTTTGA
- the LOC124300203 gene encoding 3-hydroxyisobutyryl-CoA hydrolase, mitochondrial isoform X3, translating to MSNITFRLSKTTATRSAGWFNARIMSIHSSATLAEKGEIPSDSLNENDVLIENIKDSGILTLNRPKVLNALNLSMVRKIYPALKEWEASKNLVIVKATGEKAFCAGGDVKTLALALNNSGGKKVGQEFFRAEYTLNHLIGTYKRPYIALINGITMGGGVGLSVHGKYRIATENTLFAMPETAIGLVPDVGGTFFLPRLSGKLGCYLGLTGHRLKGTDVLAAGIATHYVPSERLGDLTNELLESNGNNISEIIKKYQPDNFNPEFSLQPYLKQIDKCFSAPNVQEIIQRLESDGSDWAVNAIKLLKQMSPTSLTVTLQAIEKGSQLSLKECLEMEFRLVSAALTKDGDYYEGVRALLVDKDKKPMWKPAQLSEISQKAIEARFAKLPDEEELKL from the exons ATGTCCAACATAACCTTTCGGTTGAGTAAAACTACCGCGACTAGGAGCGCGGGTTGGTTCAACGCAAGGATTATGTCAATTCACAGTTCAG CAACACTTGCGGAAAAAGGAGAAATACCATCTGATTCTCTCAATGAAAATGACGTTCTCATAGAAAAT ATCAAGGACAGCGGTATTCTAACTCTGAATCGCCCGAAGGTTTTGAATGCCCTGAACTTGTCAATGGTGCGTAAAATATATCCAGCTCTGAAGGAATGGGAAGCATCAAAAAACTTAGTAATTGTAAAAGCAACTGGTGAGAAGGCTTTCTGTGCTGGTGGTGATGTTAAAACACTCGCCTTAGCTTTAAATAACTCTGGTGGTAAGAAAGTCGGACAAGAATTCTTTCGTGCTGAGTACAC ACTGAACCACCTTATTGGGACTTACAAACGACCATACATAGCTTTAATAAATGGTATAACCATGGGAGGTGGCGTTGGCTTGTCTGTACATGGCAAATACAGAATAGCCACCGAAAACACGTTGTTTGCAATGCCTGAAACCGCCATAGGTTTGGTACCAGATGTGGGTGGTACTTTCTTCCTTCCCAGATTGAGTGGAAAGCTAGGATGTTACTTGGGCCTAACTGGCCATCGTCTCAAAG GTACTGATGTTCTTGCGGCAGGCATAGCGACTCACTACGTTCCATCTGAAAGACTTGGAGATTTAACAAATGAATTACTAGAATCAAATGGCAACAATATTAGTGAAATCATAAAAAAGTATCAACCAGACAATTTCAATCCTGAATTTAGTTTGCAGCcatatttaaaacaaatagATAAATGTTTCTCCGCTCCAAACGTGCAGGAAATAATACAAAG GCTTGAATCAGATGGATCTGATTGGGCAGTCAACGCAATTAAGTTATTGAAACAAATGTCTCCTACGTCACTTACAGTCACACTTCAGGCTATAGAAAAAGGATCTCAACTCTCACTGAAAGAATGCTTAGAGATGGAGTTTAGGCTAGTATCCGCAGCTCTAACAAAGGATGGTGACTATTACGAAG GTGTTAGAGCTCTTTTAGTTGATAAAGACAAGAAACCAATGTGGAAACCAGCACAattgagtgaaatttcacaaaaggCAATAGAAGCACGATTTGCAAAACTACCTGACGAAGAGGAATTGAAACTTTGA
- the LOC124300203 gene encoding 3-hydroxyisobutyryl-CoA hydrolase, mitochondrial isoform X4: MVRKIYPALKEWEASKNLVIVKATGEKAFCAGGDVKTLALALNNSGGKKVGQEFFRAEYTLNHLIGTYKRPYIALINGITMGGGVGLSVHGKYRIATENTLFAMPETAIGLVPDVGGTFFLPRLSGKLGCYLGLTGHRLKGTDVLAAGIATHYVPSERLGDLTNELLESNGNNISEIIKKYQPDNFNPEFSLQPYLKQIDKCFSAPNVQEIIQRLESDGSDWAVNAIKLLKQMSPTSLTVTLQAIEKGSQLSLKECLEMEFRLVSAALTKDGDYYEGVRALLVDKDKKPMWKPAQLSEISQKAIEARFAKLPDEEELKL; this comes from the exons ATGGTGCGTAAAATATATCCAGCTCTGAAGGAATGGGAAGCATCAAAAAACTTAGTAATTGTAAAAGCAACTGGTGAGAAGGCTTTCTGTGCTGGTGGTGATGTTAAAACACTCGCCTTAGCTTTAAATAACTCTGGTGGTAAGAAAGTCGGACAAGAATTCTTTCGTGCTGAGTACAC ACTGAACCACCTTATTGGGACTTACAAACGACCATACATAGCTTTAATAAATGGTATAACCATGGGAGGTGGCGTTGGCTTGTCTGTACATGGCAAATACAGAATAGCCACCGAAAACACGTTGTTTGCAATGCCTGAAACCGCCATAGGTTTGGTACCAGATGTGGGTGGTACTTTCTTCCTTCCCAGATTGAGTGGAAAGCTAGGATGTTACTTGGGCCTAACTGGCCATCGTCTCAAAG GTACTGATGTTCTTGCGGCAGGCATAGCGACTCACTACGTTCCATCTGAAAGACTTGGAGATTTAACAAATGAATTACTAGAATCAAATGGCAACAATATTAGTGAAATCATAAAAAAGTATCAACCAGACAATTTCAATCCTGAATTTAGTTTGCAGCcatatttaaaacaaatagATAAATGTTTCTCCGCTCCAAACGTGCAGGAAATAATACAAAG GCTTGAATCAGATGGATCTGATTGGGCAGTCAACGCAATTAAGTTATTGAAACAAATGTCTCCTACGTCACTTACAGTCACACTTCAGGCTATAGAAAAAGGATCTCAACTCTCACTGAAAGAATGCTTAGAGATGGAGTTTAGGCTAGTATCCGCAGCTCTAACAAAGGATGGTGACTATTACGAAG GTGTTAGAGCTCTTTTAGTTGATAAAGACAAGAAACCAATGTGGAAACCAGCACAattgagtgaaatttcacaaaaggCAATAGAAGCACGATTTGCAAAACTACCTGACGAAGAGGAATTGAAACTTTGA